The following proteins are co-located in the Aurantiacibacter atlanticus genome:
- a CDS encoding phosphodiester glycosidase family protein produces the protein MKIRALALPFFGLLAGCEIHFEGEQEEVRVSICQPVMFEQTPLTLCTVEPAKHEIGVVLAPEGNETPYRSLRALAHFTEEVDGPEIALAVNGGMFDEDGMPIGYYVEDGRRIGMLNQNDGPGNFHLMPNGIFFGRTGGPWQVMDTPAFARDIQDRPDFATQSGPMLVIKGELHPEIQPDGQSRKIRNAVGVDALGRAHFIISEAPISFGKLARYYRDVLNVGNALYLDGSVSMIWDPATGRLDTGASIGPLIVVQNRAEIAE, from the coding sequence GTGAAGATACGCGCCCTCGCCCTCCCTTTTTTTGGCCTGCTTGCAGGGTGCGAAATTCATTTCGAAGGTGAGCAAGAGGAAGTGCGGGTATCGATCTGTCAGCCCGTCATGTTCGAACAGACCCCTTTGACCCTATGTACAGTTGAACCGGCGAAGCATGAGATTGGCGTGGTTCTGGCTCCTGAAGGGAATGAGACGCCCTATCGCTCACTTCGCGCTTTGGCACATTTCACAGAAGAGGTGGATGGCCCTGAAATTGCACTGGCGGTGAACGGGGGCATGTTCGATGAAGACGGTATGCCAATCGGCTATTATGTCGAGGACGGCAGGCGGATCGGCATGCTCAACCAGAATGACGGGCCGGGCAATTTCCATCTCATGCCCAATGGCATATTTTTTGGAAGAACAGGCGGCCCGTGGCAGGTGATGGATACCCCTGCCTTCGCCCGTGACATTCAGGACCGCCCAGATTTTGCGACACAATCCGGGCCGATGCTGGTCATCAAAGGCGAACTGCATCCCGAAATTCAGCCAGACGGCCAATCGCGCAAAATCCGCAATGCAGTTGGTGTCGATGCCTTGGGCCGCGCACATTTCATCATCAGCGAAGCGCCGATCAGCTTCGGCAAGCTGGCACGATATTACCGCGATGTCCTCAATGTCGGCAATGCGCTATATCTTGACGGCAGCGTTTCGATGATCTGGGACCCGGCCACGGGTCGGCTTGACACAGGTGCATCCATCGGCCCCTTGATCGTGGTGCAGAATCGGGCAGAGATCGCGGAATGA
- a CDS encoding anthranilate synthase component I family protein has translation MNNGAEALTALAQGRNTLVWQRVVADTETPVGGALKLIEEGRGDFLLESVEGGEIRGRYSLLGLDPDLLFRATGASAQINRNWRQDRSAFEPLAGDSMAELRNLAQACRIDVPAELPPALACLVGYFGYETIGLVEKLPRAPQSPLELPDMLFVRPALVLIFDRLTDALFVIAPLWADNGDPARKVERAVEQIDTALRKLDAKVPAAPRLADMPDSMLTPVMDEAEYEKIVLRAKDYIAAGDIFQVVLAQRFTCPFPLPPLALYRALRRINPSPFLYFLDLPGFAVVGSSPEILVRVRDDAEGYKQITIRPIAGTRPRGASDAEDRDAEAGLLADPKECAEHLMLLDLGRNDVGRVAAGNSVTVTDSFTVERYSHVMHIVSNVIGKLAQDKDSLDALFAGFPAGTVSGAPKVRACEIIAELEPETRGAYAGGVGYFAPDGSVDSCIVLRTAVVKDGVMHVQAGAGIVADSEPTYEAAECRHKAGALIAAAREALEIANQSEFGQ, from the coding sequence GTGAACAATGGCGCAGAAGCCCTTACGGCTTTGGCACAGGGTCGCAATACGCTCGTCTGGCAGCGGGTCGTCGCGGACACTGAAACGCCAGTGGGCGGCGCGCTCAAGCTGATCGAGGAAGGCCGTGGCGATTTTCTGCTGGAATCGGTCGAAGGCGGTGAAATCCGTGGGCGGTACAGCTTGCTCGGTCTCGATCCGGATCTACTTTTCCGTGCCACAGGTGCCAGCGCGCAGATCAACCGCAATTGGCGCCAAGATCGCAGTGCTTTTGAGCCCCTGGCGGGTGATAGCATGGCTGAACTGCGAAACCTTGCGCAAGCATGCCGGATTGATGTGCCTGCCGAATTACCGCCCGCGCTCGCATGTCTGGTCGGCTATTTCGGTTATGAAACCATAGGCTTGGTCGAAAAACTGCCACGGGCGCCGCAGAGCCCGCTGGAACTGCCGGATATGCTTTTCGTGCGCCCTGCACTGGTGCTGATATTCGACAGGCTCACCGATGCGTTGTTTGTCATTGCTCCACTGTGGGCCGACAATGGCGATCCTGCCAGGAAGGTAGAGCGCGCCGTTGAGCAGATCGACACCGCACTGCGCAAGTTGGATGCAAAGGTGCCGGCAGCGCCAAGGCTGGCGGATATGCCTGACAGCATGCTTACCCCCGTAATGGATGAAGCCGAATATGAAAAGATCGTCTTGCGGGCCAAGGATTACATTGCGGCAGGCGACATTTTTCAAGTGGTTCTGGCACAGCGTTTCACTTGCCCCTTCCCGCTGCCGCCACTGGCGCTCTACCGCGCATTGCGGCGGATAAACCCGTCACCCTTTCTCTATTTCCTCGACCTCCCTGGCTTTGCAGTTGTCGGATCAAGTCCAGAGATTCTGGTGCGCGTTCGGGATGATGCAGAGGGTTACAAGCAGATCACGATCCGACCTATCGCCGGAACCAGGCCACGCGGCGCATCCGATGCTGAAGATCGCGATGCCGAGGCAGGGCTGCTTGCCGACCCCAAGGAATGCGCGGAACATCTCATGCTGCTCGATCTGGGGCGTAACGATGTCGGGCGCGTGGCGGCGGGGAATAGCGTGACAGTGACCGACAGCTTCACCGTAGAGCGATATAGCCACGTCATGCATATCGTCAGCAATGTGATTGGCAAGCTGGCGCAGGACAAGGATTCGCTCGACGCATTGTTTGCAGGTTTCCCGGCAGGCACTGTCAGCGGTGCGCCCAAGGTCAGAGCTTGCGAAATTATCGCAGAGCTGGAGCCGGAAACACGCGGCGCCTATGCTGGCGGAGTGGGCTATTTCGCCCCGGATGGCTCTGTTGATAGCTGCATCGTATTGCGCACCGCGGTCGTCAAGGATGGTGTGATGCACGTGCAGGCTGGCGCAGGAATTGTGGCTGATAGCGAACCTACCTACGAAGCTGCAGAATGCCGCCACAAGGCAGGCGCACTCATCGCCGCGGCGCGTGAAGCATTGGAAATCGCCAACCAGTCAGAATTCGGGCAGTGA